In a single window of the Spirochaetaceae bacterium genome:
- the mnmE gene encoding tRNA uridine-5-carboxymethylaminomethyl(34) synthesis GTPase MnmE, with translation MNEAAAVSDPERDTIVAIATPPGAGALAIVRLSGAGALAMADAVFRGRAMLRDAATHTAHYGDIVRGASGAPGGGEVVDDVVATVFRSPASYTGEDTVEIACHGSGLVAATIVEVLLREGARGATPGEFTRRAFLNGKLDLTQAEAVAEVIGSATAAALRGARNRLNGAVGARVADLRRQLLDCAAHVELALDFAEEDVELAPGAQIAAEVHAVRAAIADMLATFRAGRMLRDGVHVVLAGPPNVGKSSLLNRLAQEARALVTDIPGTTRDVIREDLDIHGVPVRLHDTAGVRATAETVERLGVERTLATAQDADLVLFVSAANEPFPHDALRQVRAATGAPVVVIANKSDLLDRRDLGDSVAAANVERPALAVSARTGAHIDDLCNLLLERTVGTGGYTERTALVASARHRDSLQRAETALARAEQAAAAAQVGGELVAADLREAVFHLEEIVGIVASDDVLNRIFAEFCIGK, from the coding sequence ATGAACGAGGCGGCGGCGGTCTCGGATCCCGAGCGCGACACCATAGTTGCCATTGCCACGCCGCCCGGCGCCGGCGCACTGGCGATAGTCCGGTTGAGCGGCGCCGGCGCGCTGGCGATGGCGGACGCCGTGTTTCGCGGGCGCGCGATGCTGCGCGATGCGGCGACGCACACCGCCCACTACGGCGACATCGTGCGCGGGGCGAGTGGTGCACCGGGCGGCGGCGAGGTGGTAGACGACGTGGTCGCCACGGTGTTCCGCTCGCCGGCGAGCTACACCGGCGAGGACACGGTGGAGATTGCCTGTCACGGGTCGGGCCTGGTGGCCGCGACGATCGTGGAAGTGCTGCTGAGGGAGGGCGCGCGCGGCGCCACCCCCGGCGAGTTTACCCGCCGCGCGTTCCTGAACGGCAAGCTTGACCTGACCCAGGCCGAGGCGGTGGCCGAGGTGATCGGGTCGGCCACCGCCGCCGCGCTGCGCGGCGCGCGCAACCGCCTGAACGGTGCCGTCGGCGCACGCGTCGCGGACCTCCGGCGGCAGTTGCTGGACTGCGCCGCGCACGTGGAGTTGGCGCTGGACTTTGCCGAGGAGGACGTGGAGCTGGCGCCGGGTGCACAGATCGCCGCCGAGGTGCACGCGGTGCGCGCCGCCATCGCCGACATGCTCGCGACGTTCCGCGCCGGGCGCATGCTGCGCGACGGCGTGCACGTGGTGCTGGCGGGGCCGCCCAACGTGGGCAAGTCGTCGCTGCTCAATCGCCTGGCCCAGGAAGCCCGCGCGCTGGTAACAGATATTCCGGGCACCACGCGCGACGTGATCCGCGAGGACCTGGACATCCACGGCGTGCCGGTGCGGCTGCACGATACCGCCGGAGTGCGGGCGACGGCGGAGACCGTGGAGCGGCTCGGCGTCGAGCGCACCCTCGCCACGGCACAGGACGCCGACTTGGTGCTGTTCGTGAGCGCGGCCAACGAACCGTTCCCGCATGACGCACTGCGCCAGGTGCGCGCCGCCACCGGCGCCCCGGTCGTGGTGATCGCCAACAAAAGCGACCTGCTGGATCGCCGCGACCTGGGCGACAGCGTCGCGGCGGCGAACGTGGAGCGGCCCGCGCTGGCGGTTTCGGCCCGCACCGGCGCACACATCGACGACCTGTGCAACCTGTTGCTGGAGCGAACCGTGGGTACCGGCGGCTACACCGAGCGCACCGCGCTGGTAGCGAGCGCACGCCATCGCGACAGCCTGCAGCGCGCCGAAACGGCCCTGGCGCGCGCCGAGCAGGCCGCCGCGGCGGCGCAGGTCGGCGGCGAGCTGGTCGCGGCCGACCTGCGCGAGGCGGTCTTTCACCTGGAGGAGATCGTCGGCATCGTGGCCAGCGACGACGTGCTCAACCGCATCTTCGCCGAGTTCTGCATCGGCAAGTAG
- a CDS encoding M12 family metallopeptidase, with product MGDINMESVRKPARVIDTLVSQISAVREMKGLGRLALPCVVVVVLLVGVSCERLTLDEKEDAVSVTSMAPYPNIQAMINVALDEALVAVSHAAARRAVPDPAHVTLKRALSQARNGNLSTARALGLDRASLAELTEKEREALKHLATRDPELIAKIVAVVEKLERQYAAIPTIEVTVQPLDEKGAPVGDSYIIASEDGVLNLGHSVLTAEEFLLFVQATEEREARGFAIDDGWLHDKWKDGRPWPRNTVSYFFDTDTTSSSQRAWMRSAMSRMRKGTGMRFKESDAPEWWLELWHSFSLSGELSIVIRDLSSPGMATVGKIGKSTLTMDPQYAKNERIFNHEMGHVFGLLHEHQRYDRDYYVRVRPTGSNYEKIPRLREIRFLWFRWYEENTTTFSTPYDYHSVMHYRSRSSTITLRSNGETWTVNDDNNQVWGRENGNTWFSPWDIYTIKRMYGMSPNPRPSFSPTPAYPGP from the coding sequence ATGGGAGATATCAACATGGAGAGCGTCCGAAAGCCCGCAAGGGTAATCGACACCTTGGTCTCGCAAATATCAGCAGTCCGGGAAATGAAAGGACTTGGCCGCTTGGCACTGCCGTGTGTCGTCGTTGTGGTACTGCTCGTCGGTGTGTCATGCGAGCGACTGACACTGGACGAAAAGGAAGACGCAGTTTCGGTAACGTCGATGGCCCCCTATCCGAACATCCAGGCGATGATAAACGTCGCGCTAGATGAAGCACTAGTGGCCGTCAGCCACGCAGCGGCACGACGTGCCGTACCAGATCCGGCGCATGTGACGCTCAAACGCGCATTGAGCCAGGCAAGAAACGGCAACCTATCGACGGCTCGCGCGCTTGGACTTGATCGCGCAAGCCTTGCTGAACTGACCGAGAAGGAGCGCGAAGCATTGAAACACTTGGCGACGAGAGATCCCGAGTTGATAGCCAAGATTGTCGCGGTGGTCGAGAAGCTTGAACGCCAGTATGCGGCCATACCAACGATCGAGGTGACCGTACAGCCGCTTGACGAGAAGGGTGCACCGGTGGGAGACTCGTATATCATCGCATCGGAAGATGGTGTCCTAAATCTTGGACACAGTGTTCTCACGGCAGAGGAATTCTTGTTGTTTGTACAGGCGACGGAGGAACGGGAGGCCCGCGGATTTGCAATCGACGATGGTTGGTTGCATGACAAGTGGAAGGACGGGAGGCCTTGGCCCAGAAACACCGTCAGCTACTTCTTCGACACCGATACGACATCGAGCAGCCAGCGGGCATGGATGAGGTCGGCGATGAGTCGTATGAGAAAAGGGACCGGGATGAGATTCAAGGAATCCGATGCACCCGAATGGTGGCTGGAGCTGTGGCATTCGTTTTCGTTGAGTGGTGAACTCAGTATCGTGATAAGAGACTTGAGCAGTCCAGGAATGGCAACTGTGGGAAAAATTGGCAAGTCGACGCTGACGATGGATCCTCAGTATGCCAAGAATGAACGAATATTCAATCATGAAATGGGCCATGTCTTCGGGCTGCTCCATGAGCATCAACGCTATGACCGCGATTACTACGTACGAGTTCGACCGACAGGGAGCAACTACGAGAAGATTCCGCGCTTGCGTGAGATTAGATTCCTGTGGTTCAGATGGTACGAAGAAAACACCACTACGTTCTCCACGCCGTATGACTACCACTCGGTCATGCACTATCGCAGCCGAAGCAGTACTATCACACTTAGGTCAAATGGCGAGACTTGGACCGTTAATGATGACAACAACCAAGTGTGGGGACGTGAGAACGGGAACACTTGGTTCTCGCCTTGGGATATCTACACAATCAAGAGAATGTACGGCATGTCTCCGAATCCAAGACCGAGCTTTAGTCCGACGCCAGCATATCCAGGTCCATAA
- a CDS encoding omptin family outer membrane protease, which translates to MLYPLPPRCCDPNPEWLVGLESGVTWATTREIVDARSEYTADYLSHLSWDALVGRAGIHLSHRMRGILRMNGTLWFLAATPGGTLVNLDYLDSTSDAVTHRSVSTSELFGFGWELSTDLMLVERRRGGLYVRSFARLAYRGNYHSWTARGGEYEYPDRQGRFDVDQELLRYLVLHQVAGVGAFVELGQVKDGLYGRLGGIVSPISLVDDRDVHVLSGTEYYNTYRGGWYVQPEVAVGALLGERLAVEAFYVPALQFEFGETRTRIRTPHGVTVPEERPNYEMTLHRAGVRLLWSVPVK; encoded by the coding sequence ATGCTCTATCCGCTACCGCCGAGGTGCTGTGATCCGAATCCGGAGTGGTTGGTCGGCCTGGAGTCGGGAGTTACCTGGGCGACGACGAGAGAGATCGTGGATGCGCGGTCGGAGTATACCGCGGACTACTTGAGCCACTTGTCCTGGGATGCTCTTGTCGGTCGTGCCGGTATTCATCTCAGCCACCGTATGCGCGGCATCCTGCGAATGAACGGAACCCTGTGGTTTCTGGCCGCCACACCGGGAGGAACACTGGTAAACCTGGACTACCTGGACTCGACGAGTGATGCCGTTACTCACCGGTCCGTCAGTACGTCGGAGCTCTTTGGCTTTGGCTGGGAGCTCTCGACCGACCTCATGCTGGTGGAACGGAGACGCGGCGGGCTGTACGTGCGGTCCTTTGCGCGATTGGCGTATCGGGGCAACTACCACTCCTGGACGGCGCGTGGAGGAGAGTACGAGTATCCCGACAGGCAGGGGAGGTTCGACGTCGACCAGGAGCTGCTCCGGTATCTCGTGCTTCACCAGGTAGCCGGCGTCGGCGCCTTCGTAGAACTCGGACAGGTGAAGGATGGGTTGTACGGAAGGTTGGGAGGAATAGTCTCGCCGATTTCATTGGTAGACGACCGCGACGTCCACGTTCTGAGCGGCACGGAGTACTACAACACGTATCGCGGCGGATGGTACGTGCAGCCTGAGGTCGCCGTCGGCGCGCTGCTGGGCGAAAGGCTCGCGGTGGAGGCGTTCTACGTACCGGCGCTGCAGTTCGAATTCGGAGAGACCAGGACACGAATCAGGACGCCGCATGGCGTCACTGTGCCCGAAGAAAGGCCCAACTACGAAATGACCTTGCACCGTGCGGGAGTTCGGCTGCTTTGGTCCGTGCCGGTCAAGTAA